A stretch of the Mesorhizobium huakuii genome encodes the following:
- a CDS encoding biosynthetic peptidoglycan transglycosylase: MGGLAEPIVDHETEKLDMATRSRGVNRRNLRRWVRRGIVVAAVLALIPVVLTFLYLPSFVHPVSTLMLKDLATFSGYDRRWVSIDDVAPVLAHSVIMSEDGQFCFHRGVDLGELRGVVDDALAGEATRGASTITMQTVKNLFLWSRPLGSVRKVVELPLAVYFDAVMSKRRIMEIYLNIAEWGPGIYGIEAAAQHHFGISAKQLSRRQAALLAVTLPNPIARNPAKPGPGLRRLANLIERRAGRSGAYVGCLE, from the coding sequence TTGGGCGGCTTGGCGGAACCGATCGTCGATCATGAAACCGAAAAGCTGGACATGGCGACGAGATCGCGCGGCGTGAACCGCCGCAATCTCAGGCGCTGGGTTCGGCGCGGCATCGTCGTGGCCGCCGTGCTGGCGTTGATCCCGGTTGTGCTGACCTTCCTTTACCTGCCGTCCTTCGTGCATCCGGTGTCGACGCTGATGCTGAAGGACCTGGCGACCTTCTCCGGCTATGACCGGCGCTGGGTATCGATCGACGATGTCGCGCCGGTGCTGGCCCATTCGGTCATCATGTCTGAGGACGGGCAGTTCTGCTTCCACCGCGGCGTCGATCTCGGCGAATTGCGTGGCGTTGTCGACGACGCGCTGGCCGGCGAGGCAACGCGCGGCGCCTCGACCATCACCATGCAGACGGTGAAGAACCTGTTCCTGTGGTCGCGGCCGCTGGGCTCGGTGCGCAAGGTCGTCGAACTGCCGCTGGCCGTCTATTTCGACGCGGTGATGTCGAAACGCCGCATCATGGAAATCTATCTCAACATCGCCGAATGGGGGCCGGGCATCTACGGCATCGAGGCGGCGGCACAGCACCATTTCGGCATTTCGGCAAAACAGCTGTCGCGCCGGCAGGCAGCACTTCTCGCCGTCACCTTGCCCAATCCGATCGCCCGCAATCCGGCAAAACCCGGGCCGGGCCTACGACGGCTCGCCAATCTGATCGAGCGCAGGGCAGGTCGTTCCGGTGCTTATGTCGGCTGTCTCGAATAG
- a CDS encoding polyprenyl synthetase family protein, with the protein MTNDDEMAFEMALIRRAAAVEVLLRRLLDDRPLSGEIARPDRLMAAMRHGVLNGGKRLRPFLVMESAALFSADGEAALRVAAALECVHCYSLIHDDLPAMDDDDLRRGQPTVHRAFDEATAILAGDALLTLAFDIIAGEATVLPAERRAALVLALARAAGAGGMVGGQKLDLEAEQTPPDEAGIITLQAMKTGALIRFACEAGAIIAGASAEDRERLAEFGSAVGLAFQLADDLLDLTADASQMGKATGKDAAAGKGTLVALHGAPWALRQLKGLVYQAHALLEPYGEQAALLRQAANFVADRNS; encoded by the coding sequence ATGACGAATGACGACGAAATGGCGTTCGAAATGGCGCTCATCAGGCGGGCGGCGGCCGTCGAGGTGCTGCTGCGGCGGTTGCTCGACGATCGCCCGCTTTCGGGCGAGATCGCGCGACCCGACCGGCTGATGGCGGCGATGCGCCATGGCGTGCTGAACGGCGGCAAGCGGCTGCGCCCGTTCCTAGTCATGGAAAGTGCCGCCCTTTTCTCCGCCGATGGCGAAGCAGCACTTCGCGTCGCGGCGGCCCTCGAATGTGTGCATTGCTATTCGCTGATCCATGATGATTTGCCAGCGATGGACGATGACGATCTGCGCCGCGGCCAGCCGACCGTGCACAGGGCCTTCGACGAGGCGACCGCGATCCTGGCCGGCGACGCCTTGCTGACTCTGGCCTTCGACATCATCGCCGGCGAAGCGACCGTATTGCCGGCCGAGCGGCGGGCGGCCCTGGTGCTGGCGCTTGCCCGTGCGGCCGGAGCCGGCGGCATGGTCGGTGGCCAGAAACTCGACCTCGAAGCCGAACAGACACCGCCCGACGAGGCCGGTATCATAACGCTGCAGGCGATGAAGACCGGCGCACTGATCCGCTTCGCCTGCGAAGCCGGCGCCATCATCGCCGGCGCTTCGGCGGAAGACCGCGAGCGGTTGGCCGAATTCGGCTCGGCGGTCGGCCTTGCCTTCCAGCTTGCCGACGACCTGCTCGACCTGACCGCCGACGCCAGCCAGATGGGCAAGGCGACCGGCAAGGACGCCGCCGCCGGCAAAGGAACGCTGGTGGCGCTGCACGGCGCGCCCTGGGCGCTCCGACAGCTGAAGGGCCTCGTCTACCAGGCCCACGCGCTGCTCGAGCCCTATGGCGAACAGGCGGCGCTGCTGAGGCAGGCGGCAAACTTCGTGGCGGATCGCAACAGCTGA
- a CDS encoding sugar ABC transporter ATP-binding protein translates to MRPKLIEFIDISKRFGGTLALKSVSLDIHEGEVVALLGENGAGKSTLIKTLAGIYKRDQGTIRFRGEDYHHRPPRPNQPQKVAFIHQDLGLIEWMTVAENVGMAQGFSRRSGLIDWRDTERRAESALALVGCAFDPATRVQDLSRTEKSLVAIARALATEADVLVLDEPTASLPADEVERLFQALRPLRERGVGMIYVSHRLDEVFRIADRVAVMRDGRMVAVKPVAETTPQELVDLIVGRPAHQMFAKSRWQDGPERLKVEDLRCGSVGPVRFEARSGELLGLVGLRGAGQEAVGRALFGAEPFEGIVSLDGKRLDLSSVGAALAAGVGLIARDRTEESVALSLSVRENMYLNPSAVGRGLFSFMKPARESELTQELGARLGLRPNDPHLPIEALSGGNQQKVVVGRWLATGRKLLIAEDPTAGVDVGAKAEIYRLIAAAVEAGLAVIVVSTDFEEVAHICHRALVFSHNRIVRELAGDALTTAALIHAASVSEAA, encoded by the coding sequence ATGCGGCCCAAGCTCATCGAATTCATCGACATCTCCAAGCGCTTCGGCGGCACCCTGGCGTTGAAGTCGGTCTCGCTCGACATCCACGAGGGCGAGGTCGTGGCGCTGCTGGGCGAGAACGGCGCCGGCAAGTCGACGCTGATCAAGACGCTGGCAGGCATTTACAAGCGCGACCAGGGAACAATCCGCTTTCGCGGCGAGGACTATCACCACCGCCCGCCGCGCCCCAACCAGCCCCAGAAGGTCGCCTTCATCCATCAGGATCTCGGCCTCATCGAATGGATGACGGTGGCCGAGAATGTCGGCATGGCGCAGGGTTTTTCGCGCCGCTCGGGCTTGATCGACTGGCGCGACACCGAGCGTCGTGCCGAGAGCGCCCTGGCACTGGTCGGCTGCGCCTTCGATCCGGCGACGCGCGTCCAGGATCTTTCGCGCACCGAGAAATCGCTGGTGGCCATCGCCCGCGCGCTCGCCACCGAAGCCGACGTGCTGGTGCTCGACGAGCCGACGGCAAGCCTGCCGGCAGATGAGGTCGAACGCCTGTTCCAGGCGCTGCGGCCGTTGCGCGAGCGCGGCGTCGGCATGATCTATGTCTCGCACCGCCTGGACGAAGTGTTCCGCATCGCCGACCGTGTCGCCGTAATGCGCGACGGCCGCATGGTGGCGGTCAAGCCGGTTGCCGAGACGACGCCGCAGGAACTGGTCGATCTCATCGTCGGCCGCCCGGCGCATCAGATGTTCGCCAAGTCGCGCTGGCAGGATGGACCGGAGCGGCTGAAGGTCGAGGATCTGCGCTGCGGCAGCGTCGGTCCGGTCCGCTTCGAGGCGCGATCGGGTGAGCTGCTCGGCCTGGTCGGCTTGCGCGGTGCAGGACAGGAAGCCGTCGGCCGCGCGCTGTTCGGCGCCGAGCCTTTCGAGGGCATTGTCTCACTAGACGGCAAACGCCTCGATTTGTCCTCGGTCGGTGCAGCCCTTGCCGCCGGCGTCGGTCTGATCGCGCGCGACCGCACCGAGGAGTCGGTGGCGCTGTCGCTGTCCGTGCGCGAGAACATGTATCTCAACCCGTCGGCGGTCGGCCGCGGACTTTTCTCCTTCATGAAGCCGGCGCGGGAGAGCGAGCTGACGCAGGAGCTCGGCGCGCGGCTCGGCCTGAGGCCAAACGACCCGCATCTGCCGATCGAGGCGCTCTCCGGCGGCAACCAGCAGAAGGTGGTCGTCGGCCGCTGGCTGGCGACGGGCCGCAAGCTGCTGATCGCCGAGGATCCGACGGCGGGTGTCGATGTCGGCGCCAAGGCCGAAATCTACCGGCTGATCGCGGCGGCCGTCGAGGCCGGGCTGGCGGTCATCGTCGTGTCCACGGATTTCGAGGAGGTCGCCCATATCTGCCATCGCGCCCTTGTCTTTTCGCATAACCGCATCGTGCGCGAACTGGCGGGCGATGCCTTGACGACGGCGGCGCTCATCCACGCCGCCTCCGTGTCCGAAGCCGCCTGA
- a CDS encoding ABC transporter permease — translation MNSIKSTALEPTRSELSGLSFGQKAARYLPVYGLPILTLLLILLFSLLLPRTFPTLLNLRSIISDKAIIALLSLAAMIPMASGRIDLTVGYGIVLWHILAISLQTAFGVPWPIAVLIVILLGVVTGFINGLLVEVARIDSFIATLGTGTVLYALAMWYTGGRQVVGMLPDGFLALNGTMLFGLPITGYYVIVLALAMWLVLEYMPIGRYLYAIGANPKAAALNGIPVQKFVMGAFIASGALTALGGVLLASKLRIGQASVGLEYLLPALVGAFLGSTTIKPGRVNVWGTIIGVVILAAGISGIQQFGGSFWVEPLFNGVTLLVAIGIAGYAQRRRGAVVPPPAASQPTKTNDNA, via the coding sequence ATGAACTCGATCAAATCGACTGCGCTGGAGCCGACCCGCTCGGAACTCTCCGGGCTGAGCTTTGGCCAGAAGGCGGCGCGCTATCTGCCGGTCTACGGCCTGCCGATCCTGACGTTGCTGCTCATCCTGCTGTTCTCGCTGCTCCTGCCGCGCACTTTCCCGACGCTGCTCAATCTGCGCTCGATCATCTCCGACAAGGCGATCATCGCCCTGCTCTCGCTGGCAGCGATGATCCCCATGGCCTCCGGCCGCATCGACCTGACGGTCGGCTACGGCATCGTGCTATGGCATATCCTGGCCATCAGCCTGCAGACCGCCTTCGGTGTTCCCTGGCCGATCGCGGTACTTATCGTGATCCTGCTCGGCGTCGTGACCGGCTTCATCAACGGCCTGCTGGTCGAGGTCGCGCGCATCGATTCCTTCATCGCCACGCTCGGCACCGGCACCGTGCTCTATGCCTTGGCCATGTGGTACACGGGCGGCCGCCAGGTCGTTGGCATGCTTCCCGACGGCTTCCTCGCCCTCAACGGCACGATGCTGTTCGGCCTGCCGATCACCGGCTACTACGTGATCGTCCTGGCGCTGGCGATGTGGCTTGTGCTCGAATACATGCCGATCGGCCGCTACCTCTACGCCATCGGCGCCAATCCCAAGGCCGCCGCGCTCAACGGCATACCGGTGCAGAAATTCGTCATGGGCGCCTTCATTGCTTCGGGCGCGCTGACGGCGCTGGGCGGCGTGCTTCTCGCCTCCAAGCTGCGGATCGGCCAGGCCAGCGTCGGCCTCGAATATCTGCTGCCGGCACTGGTCGGCGCCTTCCTCGGATCGACCACCATCAAGCCCGGCCGCGTCAATGTCTGGGGCACGATCATCGGCGTCGTCATCCTCGCCGCCGGCATTTCCGGCATCCAGCAGTTCGGCGGCTCGTTCTGGGTCGAGCCGCTGTTCAACGGCGTCACCTTGCTCGTCGCCATCGGCATTGCCGGCTACGCGCAGCGCCGCCGCGGCGCGGTCGTGCCGCCCCCAGCCGCCAGCCAACCAACAAAGACAAATGACAATGCTTAA
- a CDS encoding ABC transporter substrate-binding protein — MHRRTVLQLGVACLALGIASTALADPMADAKAVVDKYASKVDKWDGPTTGPKGAAGKTIVVLGADMKNGGILGVTKGVEEAAAALGWTVKTLDGAGSIGGRTAAFGQALALNPDGIIINGFDAVEQKPAMEQAKAAKIPMAAWHAAPTVGPIDDLGIIANVSTDPMEVSKAAADWAFVDAKGKPGVIIFTDSTYQIAIAKADRMKKEIEDLGGKVLEYVDTPIAETSQRMPQLTTSLLQKYGDAWTHSLAINDLYFDFMGPSLAAAGKSGTDAPINVAAGDGSESAYQRIRSSQFQKVTVAEPLNLQGWQLVDELNRAMAGEKWSGYISPLHVVTSDNVEFDGGPDNRFDPGNGYRDQYKKIWGK; from the coding sequence ATGCATCGCAGAACAGTCCTTCAGCTCGGCGTCGCCTGCCTGGCGCTTGGCATCGCCTCGACCGCGCTGGCCGACCCGATGGCCGACGCCAAGGCCGTCGTCGACAAATACGCCAGCAAGGTCGACAAATGGGACGGCCCGACGACCGGACCGAAAGGCGCTGCCGGCAAGACCATCGTGGTGCTTGGCGCCGACATGAAGAACGGCGGCATCCTGGGCGTCACCAAGGGTGTCGAGGAGGCAGCGGCGGCCCTTGGCTGGACGGTCAAGACGCTTGACGGCGCCGGCTCCATCGGTGGCCGCACGGCGGCCTTCGGCCAGGCGCTGGCGCTCAACCCCGATGGCATCATCATCAACGGCTTCGACGCCGTCGAGCAGAAGCCGGCAATGGAGCAGGCGAAAGCGGCCAAGATCCCGATGGCGGCGTGGCATGCGGCACCGACGGTCGGCCCGATCGACGATCTCGGCATCATCGCCAACGTCTCGACCGATCCGATGGAAGTGTCGAAGGCGGCAGCCGACTGGGCCTTTGTCGACGCCAAGGGCAAGCCTGGCGTCATCATCTTCACCGATTCCACCTACCAGATCGCCATCGCCAAGGCGGACCGGATGAAGAAGGAGATCGAGGATCTCGGCGGCAAGGTGCTCGAATATGTCGACACGCCGATCGCCGAAACCTCGCAGCGCATGCCGCAGCTCACCACCTCGCTGCTGCAGAAATACGGCGACGCCTGGACCCATTCGCTGGCCATCAACGATCTCTATTTCGACTTCATGGGCCCGTCGCTGGCGGCCGCCGGCAAATCCGGCACCGACGCGCCGATCAACGTGGCGGCGGGCGACGGTTCCGAATCCGCCTACCAGCGCATCCGCTCCAGCCAGTTCCAGAAGGTGACGGTGGCAGAGCCGCTGAACCTGCAGGGCTGGCAGCTCGTCGACGAGCTCAACCGCGCCATGGCCGGCGAGAAATGGTCGGGCTACATCTCGCCGCTGCATGTGGTGACGTCGGACAATGTCGAATTCGACGGCGGCCCGGACAACCGCTTCGACCCGGGCAACGGCTACCGCGACCAATACAAGAAGATCTGGGGCAAGTAA
- a CDS encoding LacI family DNA-binding transcriptional regulator, with translation MQPSSKRPTMADVAHRANVSTMTVSRAFKRDTSISADTRDRIIRAADELGYVFDSIAANLSSRRSGFVAVTIPSINNANFADTVRGMTEGLRDSGLEILLGFTDYNVEEEERLVGQLLRRRPEAIIVTGGRHTPRCRKMLENAGVPVVETWDLPDDPIGHVVGFSNAEAGRLMVDHFVARGYSRLGFIGGDTSRDTRGLDRRRGFVAALQDRGLDASRVIASGVPPISMREGAIAMVEMISRWPDTQAVMCVSDLSAFGALMECVRRGIRVPDDVAIAGFGAYDLAEQSVPSITTIDVGAHEIGVRVAELVLDLLNDRRAADDRVVVGMTPKVIVRHTA, from the coding sequence ATGCAGCCTTCGTCAAAACGCCCGACCATGGCCGATGTCGCGCATCGCGCCAACGTCTCGACAATGACCGTGTCGCGCGCCTTCAAACGCGATACCTCCATCAGCGCCGACACGCGCGACCGGATCATTAGGGCGGCGGACGAGCTCGGCTATGTCTTCGACAGCATCGCCGCCAACCTGTCGTCGCGCCGGTCCGGTTTCGTCGCGGTGACGATCCCGTCGATCAACAACGCCAATTTCGCCGACACGGTGCGCGGTATGACCGAGGGCCTGCGCGACAGCGGGCTGGAAATCCTGCTCGGCTTCACCGACTACAATGTCGAGGAGGAGGAGCGCCTGGTCGGCCAGTTGCTCCGGCGGCGGCCGGAAGCGATCATCGTCACCGGCGGCCGGCATACGCCGCGCTGCCGCAAGATGCTGGAGAATGCCGGCGTGCCGGTGGTGGAGACCTGGGATCTGCCGGACGATCCGATCGGCCATGTCGTCGGCTTCTCCAACGCCGAAGCCGGGCGGCTGATGGTCGACCATTTCGTCGCACGCGGCTATTCGAGGCTCGGCTTCATCGGCGGCGACACGTCGCGCGACACGCGCGGCCTCGATCGCCGGCGCGGCTTTGTCGCGGCGCTGCAGGATAGGGGCCTCGACGCCTCGCGCGTCATCGCGTCGGGCGTGCCGCCGATATCGATGCGCGAGGGCGCCATCGCCATGGTCGAGATGATCTCACGCTGGCCGGACACGCAGGCGGTGATGTGCGTGTCGGACCTTTCGGCTTTCGGCGCGCTGATGGAATGCGTGCGGCGCGGCATCCGCGTTCCCGACGATGTCGCAATCGCCGGCTTCGGCGCCTATGACCTCGCCGAGCAGTCGGTGCCTTCGATCACCACGATCGATGTCGGCGCGCATGAGATCGGTGTCAGGGTGGCCGAGCTGGTGCTCGACCTGCTCAACGATCGCCGCGCTGCCGATGACCGGGTGGTGGTCGGCATGACGCCCAAGGTGATCGTGCGTCACACGGCTTGA
- a CDS encoding L-idonate 5-dehydrogenase, with the protein MKSIVIHAAKDLRIEDRPVEEPGPGQVLLRLAAGGICGSDLHYYNHGGFGTVRLKEPMILGHEVSGVVEKLGPGVSGLQPGQLVAVSPSRPCYSCRYCREGMHNQCLNMRFYGSAMPFPHIQGAFREMLVADALQCVPADGLSAGEAAMAEPLAVCLHATRRAGEMLGKRVLVTGCGPIGLLSILSARRAGAAEIVAVDIADFTLSMAMRAGADKTINTRTDPDGLAPYLADKGTFDILYECSGAAAALAQGIAALRPRGTIVQLGLGGAEMALPMSAVTTKELSINGSFRFHPEFAVGVELMRKGLIDVKPLITHTVACEEALSGFELANDRSQAMKVQIAFS; encoded by the coding sequence ATGAAGTCGATCGTCATCCATGCCGCCAAGGACCTGCGCATCGAGGACCGTCCGGTCGAAGAGCCGGGTCCGGGCCAGGTGCTGCTGCGTCTCGCCGCCGGCGGCATCTGCGGCAGCGACCTGCACTATTACAATCATGGCGGCTTCGGAACGGTGCGGCTGAAGGAGCCGATGATTCTCGGCCACGAGGTCTCCGGCGTCGTCGAAAAGCTTGGGCCCGGCGTCAGCGGGCTGCAGCCTGGCCAACTGGTCGCGGTCTCGCCGTCGCGGCCCTGCTACAGCTGCCGGTACTGCCGCGAAGGGATGCACAACCAGTGCCTCAACATGCGCTTCTACGGCAGCGCCATGCCATTCCCGCACATACAGGGCGCGTTCCGCGAAATGCTGGTGGCGGACGCGCTGCAATGCGTGCCGGCGGACGGGTTGAGCGCTGGCGAGGCGGCAATGGCCGAGCCGCTGGCGGTCTGTCTCCACGCGACGCGCCGGGCCGGCGAGATGCTGGGCAAGCGGGTGCTGGTGACCGGCTGCGGGCCGATCGGCCTGTTGTCGATCCTCAGCGCGCGGCGTGCGGGCGCCGCCGAGATCGTCGCCGTCGACATCGCCGATTTCACCTTGTCGATGGCGATGCGGGCCGGGGCTGACAAGACGATCAACACACGCACCGATCCGGATGGGCTGGCCCCCTATCTCGCCGACAAGGGGACGTTCGACATCCTCTATGAATGCTCGGGGGCCGCCGCGGCGTTGGCGCAGGGCATCGCGGCGCTGCGCCCGCGCGGCACCATCGTCCAGCTCGGCCTCGGCGGCGCCGAGATGGCCCTGCCGATGTCGGCGGTCACCACCAAGGAACTGTCGATCAACGGGTCGTTCCGCTTCCATCCGGAATTCGCCGTGGGCGTTGAGCTGATGCGCAAGGGACTGATCGACGTGAAGCCGCTGATCACCCACACCGTGGCCTGCGAGGAGGCCTTGTCCGGCTTCGAACTCGCCAACGACCGCAGCCAGGCGATGAAGGTTCAGATCGCCTTCTCGTGA
- a CDS encoding 2-hydroxyacid dehydrogenase — MQRPHILQIGPYPAWDEEPLNQAFVVHRYFDALDKPSFLAEVGPRIRAIATRGELGASRAMIAACPSLEVVSVYGVGFDAVDLAACRERGVRVTNTPDVLTGDVADLGIAMMLALSRGVVGAQRWVHDGSWAAKGLYPLQRRVWGRRAGVLGLGRIGHEVAKRLAGFGMDIAYSSPTRKDFASNWAFVADPVKLAERSDFLFVTLAASPATRHIVNSDVIAALGEDGMLINISRASNIDEDALLDALENKTLGCAALDVFEGEPKLNPRFLALDNVLLQPHHASGTVETRKAMGKLVRDNLAAHFAGQPLLTPVL, encoded by the coding sequence ATGCAGCGGCCTCACATCCTTCAGATTGGACCTTATCCAGCGTGGGACGAGGAGCCACTCAACCAGGCCTTTGTTGTCCACCGTTATTTCGACGCGCTCGACAAGCCGTCCTTCCTTGCAGAGGTTGGGCCGCGCATACGCGCCATCGCCACGCGCGGCGAACTCGGCGCCAGCCGGGCCATGATCGCGGCCTGTCCTTCGCTCGAGGTCGTGAGCGTCTATGGCGTCGGTTTCGACGCGGTGGACCTCGCGGCATGCCGGGAACGGGGCGTGCGTGTCACCAACACGCCCGATGTGTTGACCGGCGACGTCGCCGATCTCGGGATCGCCATGATGCTTGCCCTCTCGCGTGGCGTGGTGGGCGCGCAGCGTTGGGTGCACGACGGCAGTTGGGCGGCCAAGGGGCTGTACCCGCTGCAGCGCCGCGTCTGGGGCCGGCGGGCTGGCGTGCTTGGTCTTGGCCGCATCGGTCACGAGGTGGCCAAACGCCTCGCCGGCTTCGGCATGGACATTGCGTACAGCAGCCCCACACGCAAGGATTTCGCGTCGAACTGGGCGTTCGTCGCCGACCCGGTCAAGCTGGCCGAGCGCTCGGATTTCCTGTTCGTGACGCTTGCCGCGTCGCCCGCGACGCGCCACATCGTCAACAGCGATGTGATCGCGGCGCTTGGCGAGGACGGCATGCTGATCAACATTTCGCGCGCTTCCAACATCGATGAGGATGCGCTGCTCGACGCGCTCGAGAACAAGACACTCGGTTGCGCCGCGCTCGATGTGTTCGAAGGCGAGCCCAAGCTCAATCCGCGCTTCCTGGCGCTCGACAATGTGCTGCTGCAGCCGCACCATGCGTCGGGCACCGTCGAAACGCGCAAGGCCATGGGTAAGCTTGTGCGCGACAACCTCGCCGCCCATTTTGCCGGCCAGCCGCTGCTCACGCCGGTGCTTTAA
- a CDS encoding SDR family oxidoreductase, which produces MSSTLFDLTRRTALVTGSSQGIGFALAEGLAGAGASVVLNGRDATKLAAAAARIPGARTLVFDATDHEAVRSAIDGFELSGGQIDILVNNAGMQFRAPLEDFPADAFERLLQTNVASVFHVGQAVGRHMIGAPRKIINIASVQTALARPGIAPYTATKGAVGNLTKGMATDWAKHGLQCNAIAPGYFDTPLNAALVADPAFSSWLEKRTPAGRWGRVEELVGACVFLASDASSFVNGHILYVDGGITASI; this is translated from the coding sequence ATGTCGTCCACTCTGTTCGATCTCACGCGGCGCACGGCGCTCGTTACCGGCTCCTCTCAAGGCATCGGATTTGCGTTGGCCGAGGGCCTGGCCGGGGCTGGCGCCAGCGTGGTCCTCAATGGCCGCGACGCGACAAAGCTCGCGGCGGCGGCGGCACGGATACCAGGGGCACGAACACTCGTCTTCGACGCAACCGACCATGAAGCGGTGCGCTCCGCCATTGACGGTTTCGAGCTCTCCGGCGGGCAGATCGATATACTGGTGAACAATGCCGGCATGCAGTTTCGCGCGCCGCTCGAGGACTTTCCCGCCGATGCGTTCGAGCGCCTGCTGCAGACCAACGTCGCCAGCGTCTTCCATGTCGGCCAGGCGGTCGGACGCCACATGATCGGCGCGCCGCGCAAGATCATCAACATCGCCAGTGTGCAGACCGCACTCGCCCGCCCGGGAATCGCACCCTACACGGCGACGAAAGGCGCGGTCGGCAACCTGACCAAGGGCATGGCGACCGACTGGGCCAAGCATGGCTTGCAATGCAACGCCATTGCACCGGGCTATTTCGACACACCGCTCAATGCTGCCCTTGTCGCCGACCCGGCCTTCAGTTCATGGCTCGAAAAGCGCACACCGGCCGGCCGCTGGGGCAGGGTCGAAGAACTGGTCGGGGCCTGCGTCTTCCTCGCCTCCGACGCGTCCTCCTTTGTCAACGGACATATCCTCTATGTCGATGGCGGCATCACAGCGTCGATCTGA
- a CDS encoding gluconokinase yields the protein MSMAASQRRSDPPRRMVIMGVAGSGKTTIGEALARAISATYVDGDQLHPEANIAKMSAGTPLVDADRWPWLAKVGETLRPGTMPVIVGCSALKRAYRDFITEQAGAPVLFIYLDGSHELISRRMRERTGHFMPTSLLDSQFATLEVPSKDENAIRVAIDAPLEEIVADITTKFEERPS from the coding sequence ATGTCGATGGCGGCATCACAGCGTCGATCTGATCCGCCGCGCCGCATGGTCATCATGGGCGTTGCGGGATCGGGCAAGACAACGATCGGTGAGGCACTCGCCCGCGCGATCTCGGCGACCTATGTCGATGGCGACCAGCTGCATCCGGAGGCCAACATTGCCAAGATGAGCGCCGGCACTCCGCTTGTCGACGCCGACAGGTGGCCGTGGCTGGCAAAGGTCGGCGAAACCCTGAGGCCAGGCACGATGCCCGTCATCGTCGGCTGCTCGGCGTTGAAGCGCGCCTATCGCGATTTCATCACCGAACAGGCCGGAGCGCCGGTGCTGTTCATCTATCTCGACGGTTCGCACGAACTGATTTCCCGTCGCATGCGCGAACGCACCGGCCACTTCATGCCGACCAGCCTGCTCGACAGCCAGTTCGCGACGCTGGAGGTGCCAAGCAAGGACGAGAACGCGATCAGGGTGGCGATCGACGCGCCGCTCGAGGAGATTGTCGCGGACATAACAACGAAATTCGAGGAGCGGCCGTCATGA